Proteins encoded together in one Rossellomorea sp. y25 window:
- a CDS encoding peroxiredoxin-like family protein, which produces MTTTNMREQYNEYISKFKEKTPQEIQDMMGKAIEELAKSDDGKGLRAGEKAPNFTLPDATGKEIQLEDMLKKGPVILTFYRGGWCPYCNMELRAYQQLMEDIKEAGAELIAVSPQTPDASLSTKEKNELDYVVLSDEGNKVADEYKLVYKLPPYLVEIYKGKGLDLEKANDSDSWTLPVSATYIIKQDGTIAYEYTKADYKDRVEPSEVVEKLKSL; this is translated from the coding sequence ATGACAACTACTAACATGCGTGAACAATACAATGAATACATCTCAAAATTCAAAGAGAAAACTCCTCAGGAAATCCAGGATATGATGGGAAAAGCGATTGAAGAGCTGGCGAAGTCTGATGATGGTAAAGGTCTCCGTGCAGGGGAGAAAGCACCAAATTTCACATTACCTGACGCGACAGGCAAAGAGATTCAACTGGAAGATATGCTTAAGAAGGGTCCAGTTATCCTTACATTCTACCGTGGCGGATGGTGCCCATATTGCAATATGGAGCTGCGTGCATACCAACAGCTGATGGAAGACATTAAAGAAGCGGGTGCTGAACTGATTGCTGTTAGTCCACAAACACCGGATGCATCCCTTTCTACAAAAGAAAAGAATGAGCTTGATTACGTTGTTTTAAGCGATGAAGGAAATAAAGTGGCAGATGAATATAAGCTTGTTTATAAGCTTCCTCCTTACTTAGTAGAGATATACAAAGGCAAAGGTCTGGATCTGGAGAAAGCGAATGACAGTGATTCATGGACGCTTCCTGTTTCAGCAACGTATATTATTAAGCAGGACGGAACGATTGCTTACGAATACACAAAAGCCGATTATAAAGATCGTGTGGAACCTTCTGAGGTTGTTGAGAAGTTAAAATCGTTATAA
- the purQ gene encoding phosphoribosylformylglycinamidine synthase subunit PurQ has product MKFAVIVFPGSNCDIDMYHAIKDEIGEEVEYVWHDADNLENYDAILLPGGFSYGDYLRSGAIARFSNVMKEVVKAAEQGKPVLGVCNGFQILLETGLLPGAMRRNDSLKFICKTFPLTVENNETMFTNGYEKNEVIQIPIAHGEGNYFCDEDTMNTLKENNQIVFTYSDENPNGSVENIAGITNEAGNVLGMMPHPERAMDTLLGSEDGKKLFQSIVKHWREKHVVNA; this is encoded by the coding sequence ATGAAGTTTGCAGTGATTGTATTCCCAGGTTCTAACTGTGACATCGATATGTACCATGCGATTAAAGACGAAATCGGCGAAGAAGTCGAATACGTTTGGCACGATGCTGATAATCTGGAAAACTATGATGCTATTCTATTACCAGGCGGATTCTCTTACGGGGATTACCTTCGTTCAGGTGCGATTGCCCGCTTCTCAAACGTCATGAAAGAGGTCGTGAAAGCGGCGGAGCAAGGAAAGCCGGTTTTAGGTGTATGTAACGGATTTCAGATTTTACTAGAAACAGGCTTACTTCCGGGAGCTATGCGCAGAAATGATAGCTTGAAGTTCATTTGTAAAACCTTTCCGTTGACGGTAGAGAACAATGAAACGATGTTTACGAATGGTTATGAAAAGAATGAAGTAATCCAAATTCCGATAGCACACGGAGAAGGAAATTACTTCTGTGATGAAGATACGATGAACACTCTTAAGGAAAACAACCAAATTGTTTTCACGTATAGTGATGAAAATCCCAACGGTAGTGTGGAGAACATTGCGGGGATTACAAATGAGGCTGGAAATGTCCTCGGTATGATGCCTCATCCGGAACGGGCCATGGACACTTTATTAGGTAGTGAAGACGGGAAGAAACTATTTCAATCGATTGTGAAACACTGGAGGGAAAAACATGTCGTTAATGCTTGA
- a CDS encoding NCS2 family permease, whose protein sequence is MKNFFQFDQLGTTYRREIIGGLTTFLSMAYILIVNPLTLTLQSVPDLPDSMRMDYGAVFVATALAAAIGSLIMGLIAKYPIALAPGMGLNAFFAYTVVLTMGVPWQSALTGVLISGLIFIVLTLSGIREKIINSIPAELKYAVGAGIGLFITFIGFQNAGIIVNNDAVLVGLGDLTNGSTLLAIFGIIITVILMTRGVKGGIFIGMVVTAIVGMIVGLIDTPEKVVDAAPSLAPTFGAALDPLFNDAGSIFTIQMLVVILTFLFVDFFDTAGTLVAVANQAGLMKENKLPRAGKALFADSCATVVGAILGTSTTTSYIESSAGVAAGARTGFASVVTAVLFLLSIFFFPLLAVITSAVTAPALIIVGVLMVSSLGEIDWKKFEVAVPAFLTIVAMPLTYSIATGIAIGFIFYPITMIMKGRVKEIHPIMYFLFVIFVMYFIFLV, encoded by the coding sequence ATGAAAAATTTCTTTCAGTTCGATCAGTTGGGAACCACTTACAGAAGGGAAATCATCGGGGGATTAACAACGTTCCTTTCAATGGCTTATATTTTAATTGTTAATCCACTTACGTTAACCCTTCAGTCTGTACCGGATCTGCCGGATAGCATGAGAATGGATTATGGAGCAGTATTTGTCGCTACGGCATTGGCTGCTGCCATCGGCTCGTTGATCATGGGCTTGATTGCAAAATATCCCATTGCTTTAGCTCCAGGTATGGGATTGAACGCATTCTTCGCATACACGGTGGTGTTAACGATGGGTGTACCATGGCAATCAGCTTTAACAGGAGTATTGATTTCAGGTTTGATTTTTATCGTACTCACATTATCAGGTATCAGGGAAAAAATTATTAACTCAATCCCGGCAGAATTGAAATATGCCGTGGGAGCGGGTATCGGACTTTTCATTACCTTTATCGGGTTTCAAAATGCAGGAATTATTGTGAATAACGATGCAGTATTAGTGGGTCTTGGCGATTTAACGAATGGTTCGACTCTTCTTGCGATCTTTGGAATTATCATTACCGTTATTCTTATGACAAGAGGCGTTAAAGGCGGTATATTCATCGGGATGGTTGTTACGGCAATCGTCGGAATGATCGTTGGGTTAATCGACACGCCGGAAAAAGTAGTAGACGCCGCACCAAGTCTTGCTCCTACGTTTGGAGCAGCACTAGATCCTTTATTCAATGATGCAGGCAGTATTTTCACCATACAAATGCTTGTTGTAATTCTAACATTCTTATTCGTTGATTTCTTTGATACGGCGGGCACCCTTGTAGCGGTAGCCAATCAGGCAGGATTAATGAAGGAAAATAAATTACCACGCGCTGGTAAAGCTTTATTTGCCGATTCTTGTGCAACAGTAGTGGGAGCGATCCTGGGTACTTCAACGACAACGTCTTATATCGAATCTTCTGCCGGGGTAGCAGCAGGAGCGAGAACAGGATTTGCTTCAGTGGTAACAGCGGTACTATTCTTACTCTCTATTTTCTTCTTCCCGCTCCTTGCCGTCATTACATCGGCAGTGACAGCTCCAGCACTTATCATTGTAGGGGTGTTGATGGTTTCGTCACTGGGTGAAATTGATTGGAAGAAGTTTGAGGTAGCTGTGCCAGCATTCTTAACGATTGTGGCCATGCCATTAACGTACAGCATCGCGACAGGTATCGCCATCGGTTTTATCTTTTACCCTATTACGATGATTATGAAAGGTCGCGTAAAGGAAATCCATCCGATCATGTATTTCTTGTTTGTTATCTTCGTTATGTATTTTATATTCTTAGTTTAA
- the ptsG gene encoding glucose-specific PTS transporter subunit IIBC: MFKKAFGVLQKVGKALMLPVAILPAAGLLLAFGNALQNPTLLEIAPFLSNGGVEMVASVMEQAGGIIFGNLALLFAVGVAIGLAGGEGVAGLAAIVGFLIMNVTMGTVEGLGIGDVTGDGVDPAYALVLGIPTLQTGVFGGIIVGILAAAMYNRFFQIELPSYLGFFAGKRFVPIATAASAVVLGLLMLLIWPPIQNGLNAFSNFMLGENRAFAAFIFGVIERALIPFGLHHIFYSPFWFEFGSYTSEAGNIVRGDQAIFMKQIQDGVQDLTAGTFMTGKFPFMMFGLPAAALAIYHEAKPERKAVVAGIMGSAALTSFLTGITEPIEFSFLFVAPVLFGIHTIFAGLSFLTMHLLDVKIGMTFSGGLIDYILFGLINPQTNAWIVIPVGAVFAVIYYFGFRFAIRKFNLMTPGREDVDEDDDGSPASSAGDLPYNILEAMGGQENIAHLDACITRLRVSVNDVKNVDKNRLKKLGASGVLEVGDNIQAIFGPKSDTIKSQMQDIIRGKAPRRVETSANEEVEQQIEEVNPEALQTTEEQKNEKFVAPITGEIKDITEVPDQVFSGKMMGDGFAIVPTEGTIVSPITGKVVNVFPTKHAIGLESKAGREVLIHVGIDTVKLEGKGFEALVKEGDQVEAGQPLLEVDLDYIKENAPSIMTPIVFTNLKEGQQVTIEKSGKVNRNDENIIKID; this comes from the coding sequence ATGTTTAAAAAGGCTTTTGGCGTTTTACAAAAAGTCGGTAAAGCTCTTATGCTGCCTGTAGCGATCTTGCCAGCAGCGGGACTATTGCTTGCATTCGGTAATGCACTGCAAAATCCGACGTTATTAGAAATTGCTCCATTCCTTTCAAACGGCGGCGTTGAAATGGTCGCAAGTGTCATGGAACAAGCAGGTGGAATTATCTTCGGAAACTTAGCACTCTTATTCGCAGTGGGTGTAGCCATCGGTTTAGCTGGTGGGGAAGGGGTCGCTGGTTTAGCGGCTATCGTTGGTTTCTTGATTATGAACGTAACAATGGGAACAGTTGAAGGACTGGGAATCGGAGATGTAACAGGTGATGGTGTAGATCCTGCATACGCACTTGTTCTAGGAATTCCTACATTACAAACCGGGGTATTCGGTGGTATTATCGTCGGGATACTCGCGGCGGCAATGTACAATCGTTTCTTCCAAATCGAACTCCCTTCATATCTGGGATTCTTCGCGGGTAAACGATTTGTTCCAATCGCAACGGCAGCGTCTGCTGTTGTACTAGGACTATTAATGTTATTAATCTGGCCTCCGATTCAAAATGGCCTTAATGCATTCTCTAACTTTATGCTTGGTGAAAACAGAGCATTTGCTGCATTCATATTCGGTGTAATCGAACGTGCTCTTATACCATTTGGACTTCACCATATTTTCTATTCACCCTTCTGGTTCGAATTCGGTTCGTATACTTCAGAAGCAGGGAATATCGTTCGTGGAGATCAGGCGATCTTCATGAAGCAGATTCAAGATGGTGTTCAGGATCTGACTGCAGGTACCTTCATGACTGGTAAATTCCCATTCATGATGTTTGGTCTTCCGGCAGCGGCATTAGCGATCTACCATGAAGCAAAACCTGAAAGAAAAGCAGTTGTAGCAGGTATCATGGGATCTGCAGCTTTAACATCTTTCTTAACAGGTATCACAGAACCAATCGAATTCTCATTCTTATTCGTAGCACCGGTACTATTTGGTATCCATACAATCTTTGCAGGTTTATCTTTCTTAACCATGCATCTATTAGATGTTAAAATCGGTATGACATTCTCAGGTGGATTAATTGACTACATCCTATTCGGATTGATCAACCCACAAACAAACGCATGGATCGTTATTCCGGTAGGGGCAGTATTTGCTGTCATTTACTACTTCGGATTCCGTTTCGCTATCCGTAAGTTCAATCTCATGACTCCTGGTCGTGAAGATGTGGACGAAGATGACGATGGATCACCGGCGAGTTCAGCTGGAGACCTTCCGTACAACATCCTGGAAGCAATGGGTGGACAAGAAAACATCGCTCACTTAGACGCATGTATCACTCGTCTCCGTGTTTCTGTAAATGATGTGAAAAATGTTGATAAGAATCGCCTGAAAAAATTAGGTGCTTCAGGTGTACTTGAAGTTGGAGATAATATTCAAGCAATCTTCGGACCTAAATCCGACACAATCAAATCGCAAATGCAAGACATCATCCGTGGAAAAGCTCCACGCAGAGTAGAAACAAGCGCAAATGAAGAAGTTGAGCAACAAATTGAAGAAGTGAACCCAGAAGCACTTCAAACAACAGAAGAACAAAAGAACGAAAAGTTCGTAGCTCCAATTACAGGAGAAATCAAAGACATCACGGAAGTTCCCGACCAAGTATTCTCAGGGAAAATGATGGGTGATGGTTTCGCGATCGTACCGACAGAAGGAACAATCGTTTCTCCTATCACGGGTAAAGTCGTGAACGTATTCCCGACGAAGCATGCCATCGGACTAGAGTCCAAAGCAGGCCGTGAAGTTCTGATCCACGTAGGAATCGATACGGTTAAATTAGAAGGTAAAGGATTTGAAGCGCTAGTAAAAGAAGGAGACCAAGTAGAAGCAGGTCAACCATTACTAGAAGTAGATCTTGACTACATCAAAGAAAACGCGCCTTCAATCATGACACCGATTGTATTCACGAACCTTAAAGAAGGTCAGCAAGTAACGATCGAGAAGTCAGGTAAGGTAAACCGTAACGACGAAAACATCATCAAGATCGATTAA
- a CDS encoding NETI motif-containing protein, with amino-acid sequence MSKKKLLFEVQENEKIADCLDRMKEMGYIPVRRMEKPVFEEQKDGKKTEYVPIKQTIVFEGKKIEE; translated from the coding sequence ATGAGTAAAAAGAAATTATTATTTGAAGTACAAGAAAACGAGAAGATTGCGGATTGTTTAGACCGTATGAAAGAAATGGGTTATATACCGGTAAGACGGATGGAAAAACCTGTGTTTGAAGAACAAAAAGATGGAAAGAAAACAGAGTATGTCCCTATTAAACAGACAATTGTCTTCGAGGGGAAGAAGATTGAAGAGTAA
- a CDS encoding DUF5698 domain-containing protein: protein MLDNSFVMVAIILIINVVYVSFFTIRMILTLKGYRYIAAFVSTFEVVIYVVGLGLVLDNLNEIQNLIAYAVGYGLGVIVGMKIEEKLALGYITVNVITKEYDKALPNELRARGYGVTNWEANGLEGNRMALQILTPRKYEMKLYNTIKELDPKAFIIAYEPKAIHGGFWVKTVRNIRKGKIKE, encoded by the coding sequence GTGTTAGACAATAGTTTTGTGATGGTAGCGATTATTTTGATCATCAATGTTGTATACGTATCCTTTTTTACGATCAGAATGATTTTGACGTTAAAGGGTTATCGATATATTGCTGCTTTTGTTAGTACATTTGAAGTAGTGATTTATGTTGTGGGTCTAGGGCTGGTTCTGGACAATTTGAATGAGATTCAGAATCTGATTGCGTATGCGGTCGGTTATGGCCTCGGGGTGATTGTAGGGATGAAAATCGAAGAGAAGCTTGCGCTTGGCTATATTACGGTCAATGTGATTACGAAAGAATATGATAAGGCCCTTCCGAATGAACTCCGTGCAAGGGGCTACGGGGTCACGAACTGGGAAGCCAATGGACTGGAAGGAAACCGGATGGCCCTGCAGATCCTGACTCCGCGAAAGTATGAGATGAAGCTGTATAATACAATTAAAGAGCTTGACCCAAAGGCATTTATCATTGCGTATGAACCGAAAGCGATTCACGGAGGGTTCTGGGTGAAGACAGTCCGAAATATTCGTAAAGGAAAAATAAAAGAATGA
- the purK gene encoding 5-(carboxyamino)imidazole ribonucleotide synthase: protein MTLNKKTILPGQMIGIIGGGQLGRMMALAAKQNGFRVAVLDPAPQSPCAQVADLVITAGFDQYDALYRLAEECDVITYEFENIDYEALKWLSERAFLPQGAELIRITQDRIMEKEALTLAGVKVAPYAVIKQQQDIYDNIEKLGYPVVLKTSRGGYDGKGQYVIREESGIEEAAALLENGPCVLEKWIPFEKELSVIVTRNPDGQQTNFPVVENIHVDNILHETIAPARVSEEVADNAIEMAKRISETLDLVGTLAIEMFLTEGGDIYINELAPRPHNSGHYSIEACDFSQFAQHIKAVCNWPLVQPTLLKDAVMVNLLGEHIEPIMKAVPKHPDWFIHLYGKDVPKPKRKMGHVTLLTNDIEETLMNINEAGIWKVQEKIGGRLV from the coding sequence ATGACCTTGAATAAAAAAACGATTTTACCAGGACAGATGATCGGGATCATCGGCGGAGGACAGCTTGGACGAATGATGGCCCTTGCTGCGAAACAAAATGGCTTTCGTGTGGCCGTTTTAGATCCGGCACCACAATCACCATGTGCCCAAGTGGCAGATCTTGTGATCACGGCCGGTTTTGACCAATATGATGCCCTTTATAGATTGGCAGAAGAGTGTGACGTAATCACATATGAATTTGAAAACATCGATTATGAAGCACTTAAATGGTTGTCGGAGCGTGCCTTTTTACCTCAAGGGGCAGAGCTCATCCGCATTACACAGGATCGCATCATGGAAAAGGAAGCCCTTACACTTGCAGGGGTGAAAGTAGCTCCTTATGCTGTGATTAAACAACAACAGGATATCTATGATAATATAGAAAAGCTTGGCTATCCAGTGGTTCTGAAAACATCAAGAGGTGGTTATGACGGGAAAGGACAGTATGTGATCCGTGAAGAGAGCGGGATAGAAGAAGCCGCTGCTTTATTGGAGAACGGTCCATGTGTGTTAGAGAAATGGATACCTTTTGAAAAAGAATTATCCGTCATCGTGACACGAAATCCCGATGGACAACAAACCAACTTCCCGGTAGTGGAAAATATTCATGTGGATAATATCTTACATGAAACGATTGCGCCGGCAAGGGTGAGTGAAGAAGTAGCAGATAATGCGATCGAGATGGCGAAGAGAATCAGTGAGACTCTTGATCTAGTCGGAACTCTGGCCATTGAAATGTTCCTGACGGAGGGTGGAGACATCTATATCAATGAGCTGGCTCCAAGACCTCATAATTCCGGTCACTACTCAATTGAAGCGTGCGACTTCTCACAATTCGCCCAACATATCAAAGCTGTTTGTAACTGGCCGCTTGTTCAACCAACCTTATTAAAGGACGCTGTGATGGTTAACCTATTAGGAGAGCATATCGAGCCTATTATGAAGGCTGTTCCAAAGCATCCAGACTGGTTTATTCATCTTTACGGCAAGGATGTACCAAAGCCGAAACGTAAGATGGGGCATGTCACTCTTTTAACAAATGATATTGAAGAGACCTTGATGAACATAAACGAAGCTGGAATTTGGAAGGTTCAAGAGAAGATCGGAGGACGACTGGTATGA
- the purS gene encoding phosphoribosylformylglycinamidine synthase subunit PurS, producing the protein MYKVKVYITLRESVLDPQGSAVKHALHSMEFKAVEDVRVGKYMELTLPSSVENVEAAVEEMCHRLLANPVIEDYRYEIEESVAQ; encoded by the coding sequence ATGTACAAAGTAAAAGTTTATATCACATTAAGAGAAAGTGTATTGGACCCTCAAGGAAGTGCTGTTAAACATGCGTTACATTCAATGGAATTCAAGGCTGTTGAAGATGTGCGCGTCGGTAAGTATATGGAGCTTACTCTTCCATCTTCTGTGGAAAACGTGGAGGCTGCGGTTGAAGAAATGTGTCACCGACTACTCGCAAACCCTGTCATTGAGGATTATCGATATGAAATCGAGGAGAGTGTGGCTCAATGA
- a CDS encoding transcription antiterminator: protein MSTLNVKKALNNNVLIADHENYGEVVLIGKGIGFNRKKGDPIQNDIAEKMFVLKGEKEQEQYKNLLPFLNDDMSNVIISAIELIRKRTNSFLNEHIHIALTDHILFAINRLMRGMEIRNPFLVETRTLYPFEYEIAREVVSMINEMTDVHLPEGEVGFIALHIHSAMMNKDLSEVNQHSQLIGRLTGMIEQQLDVKINKESVDYMRLVRHIRYTIERVLREERVEEPEKIAKLLKEEYPLCYNLSWKLIKMMQQTLQKPVYDAEAVYLTMHLQRIQSKVK, encoded by the coding sequence ATGTCTACTTTAAATGTGAAAAAAGCGTTAAATAACAATGTATTGATTGCAGATCACGAGAACTACGGTGAAGTCGTGCTGATCGGAAAAGGAATAGGGTTCAACCGCAAAAAAGGGGACCCCATCCAGAATGATATTGCAGAAAAGATGTTTGTGTTAAAAGGAGAGAAAGAACAGGAGCAGTACAAAAACCTCCTTCCTTTCTTAAATGATGATATGTCAAACGTCATTATTTCTGCCATCGAGTTAATCAGAAAAAGAACCAACTCTTTTCTTAATGAGCATATTCACATCGCCCTGACCGACCATATCCTGTTTGCGATTAACCGATTGATGAGAGGGATGGAAATCCGTAATCCGTTTCTGGTAGAAACGAGGACACTCTATCCATTCGAATACGAAATAGCCAGAGAAGTGGTAAGTATGATCAATGAAATGACAGATGTTCATTTGCCGGAAGGGGAAGTAGGGTTTATTGCCCTCCATATCCATAGTGCCATGATGAACAAGGATCTGTCTGAAGTGAATCAACACTCCCAGTTGATTGGACGCCTGACCGGGATGATCGAACAGCAGCTGGATGTGAAAATTAACAAGGAAAGCGTCGATTATATGAGGCTTGTACGCCATATTCGATATACAATAGAACGTGTACTCCGGGAAGAAAGAGTGGAAGAACCAGAAAAAATCGCAAAACTGTTGAAAGAGGAATACCCTCTCTGCTATAATTTATCTTGGAAGCTGATCAAGATGATGCAGCAAACATTACAAAAACCCGTCTACGATGCAGAGGCTGTTTACTTAACCATGCATTTGCAGCGTATTCAGAGTAAAGTTAAATAA
- the purC gene encoding phosphoribosylaminoimidazolesuccinocarboxamide synthase — MEKGTLLYEGKAKQIFATQDEDVVWIQYKNSATAFNGEKKADIDGKGVLNNKISSLLFSKLAEKGIQSHFIKQLSDYEQLVKRVRIIPLEVVVRNVIAGSLSKRLGKEEGTPLQKPIIEFYYKDDDLGDPLITDDHIDFLEIASREERAEIREMALGVNEVLQGIFKEVGVTLVDFKLEFGKDRNGSILLGDEISPDTCRLWDAETNQKLDKDVFRRDLGSLTEVYSIILERLGGNKLCTK, encoded by the coding sequence ATGGAAAAAGGGACACTTTTATATGAAGGCAAAGCGAAACAAATCTTTGCAACACAGGATGAAGATGTTGTTTGGATTCAATATAAGAATTCCGCCACTGCTTTTAACGGGGAGAAAAAAGCGGACATCGACGGCAAAGGGGTTTTAAATAATAAGATTTCGAGCTTGCTATTTTCAAAGCTTGCTGAAAAAGGGATACAGAGTCACTTTATTAAACAGTTATCGGATTATGAGCAGCTGGTCAAACGTGTACGTATCATCCCGCTTGAAGTCGTGGTTCGCAATGTGATTGCGGGAAGCCTTTCGAAGCGACTCGGTAAAGAAGAGGGAACCCCACTTCAGAAGCCGATCATCGAATTTTACTATAAGGATGATGATCTGGGTGACCCACTCATAACGGATGATCACATTGATTTCCTGGAGATTGCTTCACGGGAAGAACGCGCTGAGATAAGAGAAATGGCTCTTGGAGTAAATGAGGTCCTTCAAGGGATTTTCAAAGAAGTGGGAGTCACACTTGTCGATTTCAAATTAGAGTTTGGGAAAGATCGTAACGGTTCAATTTTATTAGGGGATGAAATATCGCCTGACACATGCCGTTTATGGGATGCAGAGACCAACCAAAAGCTGGATAAAGATGTTTTCAGAAGAGATTTAGGCAGTTTAACAGAAGTATATTCAATTATTTTAGAACGCTTAGGAGGAAACAAGCTATGTACAAAGTAA
- the purE gene encoding 5-(carboxyamino)imidazole ribonucleotide mutase — translation MISVIMGSTSDWETMKHACEVLEELEIPFEKRVVSAHRTPDYMFEFAEGARARGVKVIIAGAGGAAHLPGMVAAKTTLPVIGVPVQSKALNGMDSLLSIVQMPGGVPVATVAIGKAGATNAGLLAAQILSIENTELAATLENRRDALREKVMESSDDLE, via the coding sequence ATGATATCAGTAATCATGGGAAGTACATCGGACTGGGAGACAATGAAGCATGCGTGTGAGGTATTGGAAGAGTTAGAGATTCCGTTTGAGAAACGAGTTGTATCGGCTCACAGGACACCCGATTATATGTTTGAGTTTGCGGAAGGTGCAAGAGCTCGCGGAGTGAAGGTCATTATTGCAGGTGCAGGCGGGGCTGCTCATCTGCCGGGAATGGTGGCTGCGAAGACCACATTGCCTGTGATCGGGGTACCGGTTCAGTCTAAGGCCTTGAACGGAATGGATTCACTGTTGTCGATCGTGCAGATGCCGGGCGGCGTTCCGGTGGCGACGGTGGCGATCGGGAAGGCAGGAGCTACCAACGCAGGACTCCTTGCCGCACAGATTCTTTCGATAGAAAATACAGAGTTGGCTGCAACTTTGGAAAATAGAAGAGATGCACTACGGGAAAAAGTGATGGAAAGCAGTGATGACCTTGAATAA
- the purB gene encoding adenylosuccinate lyase — protein sequence MIERYTRPEMGAIWTEENRFQAWLEVEILACEAWAEIGDIPKEDVAKIRENAGFNVDRIKEIEEETRHDVVAFTRAVSETLGEERKWVHYGLTSTDVVDTALSYQLKQANDIILKDLERFVEILKNKAIEHKHTVMMGRTHGVHAEPTTFGLKLALWYEEMKRNVERFKAAADGVEFGKISGAVGTYANIDPFVESYVCEKLGIKPAPVSTQTLQRDRHAHYMGILALIATSIEKFAVEVRGLQKSETREVEEFFAKGQKGSSAMPHKRNPIGSENMTGMARVIRGYMLTAYENVPLWHERDISHSSAERVILPDATIALNYMLNRFGNIIKNLTVFPENMQRNMDRTLGLIYSQRVLLALIDKGMTREEAYDTVQPKAMEAWEKQVAFRSLIEEDDTITSKLSPADIDDCFDYNYHLKHVDTIFERCGLVE from the coding sequence ATGATAGAACGTTATACACGCCCTGAAATGGGAGCAATTTGGACAGAGGAAAATCGTTTTCAAGCATGGCTTGAAGTAGAAATTTTGGCTTGTGAAGCGTGGGCTGAAATCGGGGACATTCCGAAAGAGGATGTTGCGAAGATTCGTGAGAACGCGGGATTCAATGTAGATCGCATTAAGGAAATAGAAGAAGAAACGCGACACGATGTTGTAGCTTTCACCAGAGCGGTTTCTGAAACCCTCGGAGAAGAAAGAAAATGGGTTCATTACGGATTGACTTCTACTGACGTAGTGGATACGGCACTTTCTTATCAATTAAAGCAGGCCAATGACATCATTCTAAAAGACTTAGAGCGATTCGTAGAAATTTTAAAGAACAAAGCGATCGAGCACAAACATACGGTCATGATGGGCCGTACGCACGGAGTTCATGCTGAGCCGACTACTTTCGGTTTGAAGCTCGCCCTTTGGTATGAAGAAATGAAGCGTAATGTTGAACGTTTCAAAGCAGCGGCAGATGGAGTGGAATTCGGTAAGATTTCCGGTGCAGTTGGAACGTATGCGAATATCGATCCATTTGTAGAATCGTATGTGTGTGAAAAACTTGGCATTAAGCCGGCACCAGTTTCAACACAAACACTTCAGCGTGATCGTCATGCTCATTACATGGGGATACTTGCCCTGATCGCGACTTCGATCGAAAAATTTGCCGTTGAGGTCCGTGGTCTTCAAAAGAGTGAAACCCGTGAGGTGGAAGAGTTCTTCGCAAAAGGTCAAAAAGGATCATCGGCCATGCCTCATAAACGTAACCCGATCGGTTCAGAGAATATGACGGGAATGGCTCGTGTAATCAGAGGCTACATGCTGACAGCTTATGAAAACGTGCCTCTATGGCATGAGCGTGATATCTCTCACTCATCAGCGGAGCGTGTAATCCTGCCGGATGCGACGATTGCTCTTAATTACATGCTGAACCGTTTTGGGAATATCATCAAGAACTTGACGGTCTTCCCGGAGAATATGCAGCGCAATATGGATCGTACGCTTGGCTTGATCTACTCTCAACGTGTTCTTTTGGCCCTTATCGATAAAGGGATGACACGTGAAGAAGCGTATGATACGGTTCAGCCGAAAGCGATGGAGGCATGGGAGAAGCAAGTGGCATTCCGTTCCTTGATTGAAGAAGACGACACGATTACGTCAAAGCTTTCTCCAGCGGACATTGATGATTGTTTCGATTACAATTATCATTTGAAGCATGTGGATACGATTTTTGAACGTTGCGGCTTGGTAGAATAA